In the Carassius gibelio isolate Cgi1373 ecotype wild population from Czech Republic chromosome A2, carGib1.2-hapl.c, whole genome shotgun sequence genome, one interval contains:
- the LOC127938838 gene encoding uncharacterized protein LOC127938838 — MQGKMNVELLVSLVSEHKELYDKRDSDYKNLDKRELLWSGIAQQMGLDVEEVKHKWKSLRDTYTRKKREDDCRSGQAAKNKKTWKFMKVMEFLATSTEFRSVHSNISPENMNEGVEQVVVQKEVSDREEASASTSPGSSFSSPTVTRSTFNKRKRPETPDLLDRYLLSKEARESEKEERRREKEERREQRREQQNDENYLFALGLIPALRRLSPAVQSSVKLKIHQLLHDAEFGQASSAFFPQQSPVSYHQVPPQTPTNYGCSTTSWLP, encoded by the exons ATGCAAGGCAAGATGAATGTAGAGTTGCTGGTCTCGTTGGTGTCGGAACACAAAGAACTATATGACAAACGTGACAGCGATTACAAAAATCTTGATAAAAGAGAACTGTTATGGAGTGGTATTGCACAGCAAATGGGCCTTGATG TGGAGGAGGTAAAACACAAATGGAAAAGCCTGCGAGATACATATACACGAAAAAAGCGCGAAGATGATTGCCGAAGTGGACAGGCTGCTAAAAACAAGAAGACGTGGAAATTTATGAAGGTCATGGAGTTCCTCGCAACATCAACTGAATTTCgaag TGTTCACAGCAATATTTCTCCTGAAAATATGAATGAAGGGGTTGAGCAAGTGGTGGTTCAAAAAGAAGTCAGCGACAGAGAAGAAGCATCAGCAAGCACGTCTCCAGGATCATCCTTCTCCAGCCCAACTGTGACCAGGTCTACTTTCAACAAAAGAAAACGGCCAGAGACACCAGACTTGTTGGACCGGTACCTTTTATCCAAAGAAGCCAGGGAAAGTGAGAAAGAGGAacgcagaagagagaaagaggagcgcaGAGAGCAACGAAGAGAGcaacaaaatgatgaaaattacTTGTTTGCTCTTGGCTTGATACCAGCACTAAGGAGATTGTCCCCAGCCGTACAGTCTTCagtcaaattaaaaatacatcagcTGTTGCATGATGCTGAGTTTGGCCAGGCCTCTTCTGCTTTTTTTCCACAGCAGTCACCGGTGTCCTACCATCAGGTCCCCCCACAGACCCCAACAAACTATGGCTGCTCTACAACTTCTTGGCTACCCTAA
- the LOC127938797 gene encoding uncharacterized protein LOC127938797, translating to MNISSTSNSSSSSSDEEIIVLLNEERRRKRRRFWVHPIVTRREEHGEFYRLVQELKMYHERFRGYFRMSVSEFENLLQQLAPLLTKEQTHYRKPIDPEQRLAVCLRFLSTGDSYRSIAFSFRLGVSTVASIVSETCDALWHCLRDEHLPVPTEEMWRSTARRFHERWNFPNCLGAMDGKHIFIQAPANSGSLYFNYKGTFSVVLLALVDADYRFLVVDVGSYGSNSDGGIFANSVLGKALRNGTLNVPPPSELPGAPELGKVNHVIVADEAFPLKPYLLRPYPGRRLPTDKRIFNYRLSRARRISENVFGILSQRFRVFQRTLQVQPSVVDKVVKAACALCNYLRPNGNDQNRATEDDHDCEQPLQGFEHCRGQRASVEAQNVRELYKEYFNSPAGEVAWQYDHVNHALGNR from the exons ATGAATATTTCAAGCACCAGTAACTCTAGCTCCAGTTCCAGCGATGAAGAAATTATTGTTCTGTTGAATGAGGAAAGACGCCGGAAAAGACGCCGATTTTGGGTACATCCCATAGTTACGAGAAGAGAAGAACATGGGGAGTTTTATCGACTGGTACAAGAGCTGAAAATGTATCATGAGCGTTTTCGGGGGTATTTTAGAATGTCCGTCAGTGAGTTCGAAAATTTACTTCAACAACTGGCTCCCTTGCTGACGAAAGAACAGACACACTACCGTAAACCAATCGACCCAGAACAGCGTTTGGCCGTGTGTTTACG ttttctaAGCACTGGGGACTCGTACCGCTCTATTGCGTTCAGCTTTCGACTTGGTGTGTCAACTGTGGCTTCGATAGTGAGTGAAACCTGTGATGCATTGTGGCACTGCCTCAGAGATGAACATTTGCCAGTGCCTACTGAAGAGATGTGGAGGAGTACAGCCAGGAGATTCCATGAAAGATGGAATTTCCCTAACTGCTTGGGAGCCATGGATGGGAAACACATATTCATCCAGGCCCCTGCAAACTCTGGTTCTCTATACTTTAATTATAAAGGTACATTCTCCGTTGTATTGCTGGCCTTAGTTGATGCAGATTACCGCTTCCTGGTGGTTGATGTGGGGAGCTATGGCAGCAACAGTGATGGAGGAATCTTTGCCAATTCTGTACTGGGAAAGGCACTCAGAAATGGAACTCTGAATGTTCCCCCACCAAGTGAACTTCCAGGTGCTCCTGAGCTGGGAAAAGTTAACCATGTCATTGTGGCGGATGAAGCTTTTCCGCTGAAACCATATCTCCTCCGGCCATACCCTGGACGCCGCCTCCCCACAGACAAGAGAATTTTCAATTATCGTTTGTCTCGGGCACGGCGCATCTCTGAAAATGTATTTGGCATCCTCAGTCAACGCTTCCGGGTTTTCCAAAGAACTTTACAGGTTCAACCAAGTGTTGTTGACAAAGTTGTCAAAGCTGCTTGTGCGTTGTGCAATTATTTGCGCCCGAACGGAAATGACCAGAATCGTGCCACAGAGGATGACCATGATTGTGAGCAACCACTACAAGGCTTTGAACATTGTAGGGGGCAGCGGGCATCTGTGGAGGCCCAAAATGTCCGAGAACTGTACAAAGAGTACTTCAACTCACCAGCAGGAGAAGTTGCTTGGCAGTATGACCATGTGAACCATGCTCTGGGGAACAGATAA